A region from the Lycium barbarum isolate Lr01 chromosome 8, ASM1917538v2, whole genome shotgun sequence genome encodes:
- the LOC132606500 gene encoding zinc finger protein 7-like → MRSAEDGNQGTSVLDQGEWLNLSLGRNLPSISKESESHTPTSGKVFSCNFCKRKFYSSQALGGHQNAHKRERGAVRHYQSQRMMALPINNPMFRSLGMIPHSLVHKSGRDASATVTTFGEASAGYQRTSHTNQMDRSCDLKWPGSFQLNQQQTKEHASNPTKLDLNLKL, encoded by the coding sequence ATGAGAAGTGCTGAAGATGGCAATCAGGGCACTTCAGTGCTTGATCAAGGAGAATGGTTGAATTTGAGCTTAGGAAGAAACTTGCCTTCAATATCTAAAGAATCTGAGTCACATACACCAACTTCTGGCAAGGTTTTTTCATGTAACTTCTGCAAGCGGAAGTTCTACAGTTCACAGGCGCTAGGAGGCCACCAGAATGCTCACAAGAGGGAAAGAGGCGCAGTAAGACATTATCAATCCCAGAGAATGATGGCTTTGCCAATCAATAACCCCATGTTCAGATCACTTGGTATGATTCCCCACTCACTTGTGCATAAGTCCGGCAGAGATGCAAGTGCAACTGTGACTACGTTCGGCGAGGCTAGTGCAGGATATCAAAGGACATCGCATACCAATCAAATGGATAGATCATGTGATCTGAAGTGGCCAGGAAGTTTTCAACTAAATCAGCAGCAAACAAAAGAGCATGCCTCAAATCCCACTAAGCTTGACCTGAATCTAAAGCTATAA